The following proteins come from a genomic window of Enterobacter chengduensis:
- a CDS encoding ABC transporter ATP-binding protein: MTEPVLHIEDLHLSFPIFRGEVHALNHVSLAIGRGEIVGVVGESGSGKSVTAMLAMRLLPEGSYRIHHGKVTLLGENVLTASEKQLRQWRGAKVAMIFQEPMTALNPTRRIGKQMVEVIRQHRPLSRREAQQKAITLLEEMQIPDAKQVMARYPFELSGGMRQRVMIALAFSCEPELIIADEPTTALDVTVQLQVLRLLKHKARASGTSVLFISHDMAVVSQLCDRMYVMYAGSVIESGATQTLIHQPVHPYSIGLLQCAPENGQPRDLLPAIPGTVPNLSQLPQGCAFRERCFAAGAKCSETPRLQPNGAEGQQAACWYPQREKHHV, encoded by the coding sequence ATGACCGAACCGGTACTGCATATTGAAGACCTGCACCTGAGCTTCCCGATTTTTCGCGGGGAGGTCCACGCGCTGAACCACGTTTCGCTGGCGATCGGCAGGGGCGAAATCGTCGGCGTGGTGGGCGAATCGGGATCGGGTAAATCCGTGACCGCCATGCTCGCCATGCGCCTGCTGCCGGAGGGCAGCTACCGTATCCATCACGGTAAGGTGACATTGCTCGGCGAAAACGTCCTGACGGCGTCCGAGAAACAGCTTCGCCAGTGGCGCGGCGCAAAGGTCGCGATGATTTTTCAGGAGCCCATGACCGCCCTCAACCCGACGCGGCGGATTGGCAAACAGATGGTGGAGGTGATCCGCCAGCATCGGCCGCTTTCCCGGCGCGAGGCGCAGCAAAAGGCAATTACCCTGCTGGAAGAGATGCAAATTCCGGACGCGAAGCAGGTCATGGCGCGCTATCCGTTTGAACTCTCCGGCGGGATGCGTCAGCGGGTGATGATCGCCCTTGCCTTCTCCTGCGAGCCGGAATTGATTATCGCCGACGAACCGACCACGGCGCTGGACGTTACCGTCCAGCTGCAGGTGCTCCGCCTGCTAAAGCACAAGGCGCGGGCCAGCGGCACCTCGGTGCTGTTTATCAGCCACGATATGGCCGTGGTCTCGCAGCTGTGCGACAGAATGTACGTCATGTATGCGGGCAGCGTGATCGAGAGCGGCGCCACGCAAACGCTGATCCACCAGCCTGTACATCCTTATTCCATCGGCCTGCTGCAGTGCGCGCCGGAAAACGGCCAGCCGCGCGATCTGCTTCCCGCCATCCCCGGCACGGTCCCCAACCTCAGCCAGCTTCCGCAGGGGTGCGCGTTCCGCGAGCGCTGCTTTGCCGCCGGGGCGAAATGCAGCGAAACGCCGCGCTTACAGCCGAATGGCGCAGAAGGTCAACAGGCCGCCTGCTGGTATCCGCAACGGGAGAAACACCATGTCTGA
- a CDS encoding oligopeptide/dipeptide ABC transporter ATP-binding protein, with the protein MSDVLLELDSVHVNFAARKNWLGRVTEQVHALNGLDLEIRRGETLGIVGESGCGKSTLAQLLMGMLRPSTGACHRAHHAGGMQMVFQDPLSSLDPRLPVWRIITEPVWVQKRSPERERRQLAENLALQVGIRPEYLDRLPHAFSGGQRQRIAIARALSSDPDIIVLDEPTSALDISVQAQILNLLVNLQQQRNLTYVLISHNVSVVRHMSDRVAVMYLGQIVELGSAAQVLGEPRHPYTQLLLDSVPRTGEPLDESLALRKTELPGNRHLPEGCFFRDRCPMAAQGCERPQPLQPSREGRNVRCWRSLG; encoded by the coding sequence ATGTCTGATGTACTGCTGGAACTGGATAGCGTGCACGTGAACTTTGCGGCGCGTAAAAACTGGCTGGGGCGCGTGACGGAACAGGTGCATGCGCTTAACGGGCTCGATCTTGAGATCCGCCGGGGGGAAACGCTGGGCATTGTCGGGGAGTCCGGCTGCGGGAAAAGCACGCTGGCCCAACTGCTGATGGGCATGCTTAGGCCCAGCACCGGCGCGTGCCACCGCGCGCATCACGCGGGCGGCATGCAGATGGTGTTTCAGGATCCGCTCTCCTCGCTCGACCCGCGCCTGCCGGTCTGGCGCATCATCACCGAGCCGGTGTGGGTGCAAAAGCGCAGCCCCGAGCGGGAACGCCGCCAGCTGGCGGAGAACCTGGCGCTGCAGGTGGGCATTCGCCCGGAGTATCTCGACCGGCTTCCGCACGCCTTCTCCGGCGGGCAGCGCCAGCGCATCGCCATCGCCCGAGCGCTCTCGTCCGACCCCGATATTATCGTGCTTGATGAACCGACCAGCGCGCTGGATATCTCCGTGCAGGCGCAAATCCTCAACCTGCTGGTGAACCTGCAGCAGCAGCGTAATCTGACCTACGTGTTAATTTCACATAACGTCTCGGTGGTCAGACACATGAGCGACCGCGTGGCGGTGATGTATCTCGGCCAGATCGTGGAGTTGGGCAGCGCCGCGCAGGTGCTTGGCGAGCCGCGACACCCCTATACCCAACTGTTGCTCGATTCTGTTCCCCGCACCGGCGAACCTCTGGATGAATCGCTGGCGTTGCGCAAAACGGAACTTCCCGGCAACCGCCATCTGCCCGAAGGCTGTTTTTTCCGTGACCGCTGCCCGATGGCCGCGCAGGGGTGTGAACGTCCCCAACCATTACAGCCCTCACGCGAGGGCCGTAACGTTCGCTGCTGGCGCAGCCTGGGTTAG
- a CDS encoding SDR family NAD(P)-dependent oxidoreductase: MNTTLSGKIALVTGGSTGIGLATAQELAAQGAKVYITGRRQAELDAAVAEIASTAVGIRADVSKLADLDEVYARIAKEEGRLDILFANAGGGDMLPLGAITEEQFDRIFGTNVRGVLFTVQKALPLLSAGSSIILTGSTVSIKGTANFSVYSASKAAVRNFARSWALDLQGRGIRVNVVSPGPIKTPGLGDLVPEEQRQGLYDALAAQVPLGRLGAPGEVGKAVAFLASDAASFINANELFVDGGMAQI; this comes from the coding sequence ATGAACACGACTCTCTCAGGAAAAATCGCACTGGTCACCGGCGGCAGCACCGGTATTGGTCTTGCCACGGCGCAGGAGCTGGCGGCTCAGGGCGCGAAGGTTTACATCACCGGGCGTCGCCAGGCCGAGCTTGACGCGGCGGTGGCTGAAATCGCTTCAACGGCAGTGGGCATTCGCGCCGACGTTTCTAAACTTGCCGATCTGGATGAGGTTTATGCCCGGATCGCAAAAGAGGAAGGCCGCCTCGATATTCTGTTCGCCAATGCGGGTGGCGGCGATATGCTGCCGCTGGGCGCCATCACCGAAGAGCAGTTTGATCGGATTTTCGGCACTAACGTTCGCGGGGTGCTGTTCACGGTGCAGAAGGCGCTGCCGCTGCTCTCCGCCGGATCGTCGATTATTCTGACCGGCTCGACGGTGTCCATTAAGGGGACGGCAAACTTTAGCGTCTACAGCGCCAGCAAGGCCGCCGTGCGTAACTTTGCCCGCTCCTGGGCGCTGGATTTGCAGGGCCGAGGGATCCGCGTCAACGTGGTCAGCCCGGGTCCAATCAAAACCCCCGGTCTCGGCGACCTGGTGCCGGAAGAACAACGTCAGGGGCTGTACGACGCGCTGGCCGCGCAGGTCCCTCTCGGACGCTTAGGCGCGCCGGGTGAGGTGGGTAAAGCGGTGGCGTTTCTGGCCTCCGACGCGGCCAGCTTTATTAACGCCAACGAGCTGTTCGTGGACGGTGGGATGGCGCAAATCTAA
- a CDS encoding LysR family transcriptional regulator, translating into MDQLMAMRAFTRVVESGSFTRAADSLNIPIATLSKLVKSLETHLEIRLLHRTTRRVVATPEGMEYYEKALRVLIDIEDIDTSFRVSRATPKGHLRVDVGGSTARDVLIPLLPDFMQRYPDIRIDLGVADRPVDLISGNVDCVIRGGPLDDSTLIARHLGNAEMVTCATPGYLRNHGVPAYPQELRNGHKLISYLSPATGRPFPFRFRQNGEAMEINIPHYLGVNESNAHLAAAVAGLGIVQTFEYSAKPYLQAGTLAAILGDWRHAAYPFHVVYPQNRHLTHRLKVFIAWLAEVFPAALRG; encoded by the coding sequence ATGGACCAGCTAATGGCGATGCGCGCCTTTACGCGGGTTGTCGAATCCGGCAGTTTTACCCGCGCCGCGGACTCGCTGAATATACCGATCGCCACCCTGAGCAAGCTGGTGAAATCTCTCGAAACGCATCTGGAGATCCGCCTCCTGCACCGCACCACGCGCCGGGTGGTCGCGACGCCGGAAGGGATGGAATATTATGAAAAAGCGCTCAGGGTGCTGATTGATATCGAAGATATCGACACGTCGTTTCGCGTCTCCCGCGCAACGCCTAAGGGGCATCTGCGCGTCGACGTGGGCGGCTCTACCGCCCGCGACGTGCTCATCCCCCTGCTGCCGGATTTTATGCAGCGCTACCCGGATATCCGCATCGATCTTGGCGTGGCCGACCGGCCCGTGGACTTAATCAGCGGTAACGTAGACTGCGTGATCCGCGGCGGCCCGCTGGACGATTCGACCCTTATCGCTCGCCATCTCGGGAACGCTGAAATGGTCACCTGCGCGACGCCGGGTTACCTGAGAAACCATGGCGTCCCGGCCTATCCGCAGGAGCTGCGCAACGGCCACAAGCTGATTAGCTATCTCTCTCCCGCCACCGGGCGGCCGTTTCCGTTTCGCTTCAGGCAGAACGGCGAGGCGATGGAAATCAATATTCCGCACTATCTCGGCGTGAATGAGAGCAATGCCCATCTGGCCGCTGCCGTGGCAGGGTTGGGGATCGTGCAGACGTTTGAGTATTCGGCAAAGCCGTATTTGCAGGCGGGAACCCTGGCGGCAATCCTGGGCGACTGGCGCCATGCCGCATACCCGTTTCATGTGGTTTACCCCCAGAACCGGCATTTGACGCACCGTCTGAAGGTATTTATCGCCTGGCTGGCGGAAGTCTTTCCCGCCGCGCTGAGGGGATAG
- a CDS encoding OsmC family protein, whose protein sequence is MTIHKHGSAHWSGDIKRGKGTVSTESGVLNQQPYGFNTRFEGEKGTNPEELIGAAHAACFSMALSLMLGEAGYTADSIDTTADVSLDKTDGGFAITKVALKSKVTVPGIAPQQFDGIIQKAKAGCPVSQLLKADITLDYKLN, encoded by the coding sequence ATGACTATTCATAAGCACGGTTCGGCACACTGGTCTGGCGACATTAAGCGCGGTAAAGGGACGGTTTCCACCGAGAGCGGCGTTCTCAATCAGCAGCCTTATGGTTTCAATACCCGCTTTGAGGGTGAAAAGGGGACCAACCCGGAAGAGCTGATCGGCGCGGCACATGCGGCCTGTTTTTCGATGGCGCTGTCGCTGATGCTCGGGGAAGCGGGCTATACCGCCGATTCCATTGATACCACGGCGGACGTCTCCCTGGACAAAACCGACGGCGGTTTTGCCATCACAAAGGTTGCGCTTAAAAGCAAGGTGACCGTTCCCGGCATCGCCCCCCAGCAGTTCGACGGCATCATTCAGAAAGCCAAAGCGGGCTGTCCGGTGTCGCAGTTGCTGAAAGCCGACATCACGCTCGATTACAAACTCAACTAA
- a CDS encoding LysR family transcriptional regulator translates to MDRVIAAQVYNRICELGSLSAAARALGISRPMVSRYLEQMEKWAGTRLVNRSTRKLTLTAAGEKVLQKTRTLSQISQEIEGQSEKDLPSGTLRVACAHFTAMHLIAPVLPGVLARYPQLRIELDVNNHPVSLVGERIDVAVRITDNPEPGMIARQLGECRSVLCASPEYLAQHGTPASPEALAQHNCLHYSFFAGQSWHFLTPEGESLSVAVSGNLSASISSLLMDAAMKHCGIAMLPEREARAALEQGLLVPVLSELEPKPLAIHGIYQSREYQPAALRVFLDALAHHLLGD, encoded by the coding sequence ATGGATCGCGTTATTGCCGCTCAGGTCTACAACCGGATATGCGAGCTGGGCAGTTTGAGCGCGGCGGCCCGCGCGCTGGGTATCTCGCGACCGATGGTCAGCCGCTACCTGGAACAAATGGAGAAGTGGGCGGGCACGCGCCTGGTGAACCGCTCCACGCGCAAGCTGACGCTGACCGCGGCAGGGGAAAAGGTGCTGCAAAAAACGCGCACGCTCTCGCAGATCTCGCAGGAAATTGAAGGCCAGTCGGAGAAAGATCTGCCCTCCGGCACCCTGCGGGTGGCCTGCGCGCACTTTACCGCGATGCACCTGATAGCGCCGGTGCTGCCCGGCGTGCTCGCGCGCTACCCGCAGCTGCGCATTGAGCTGGACGTGAACAACCACCCGGTCAGCCTGGTGGGAGAGCGTATTGACGTGGCCGTGCGCATTACCGACAACCCCGAACCCGGCATGATTGCCCGCCAGCTGGGAGAGTGTCGCTCGGTGCTTTGCGCCTCGCCGGAGTATCTCGCTCAGCACGGTACGCCCGCCAGCCCTGAAGCACTAGCCCAGCACAACTGCCTGCACTACAGCTTTTTTGCCGGTCAGTCCTGGCATTTCCTGACGCCGGAAGGCGAAAGCCTGAGCGTGGCCGTCAGCGGTAACCTGAGCGCCAGCATCTCTTCGCTGCTCATGGACGCGGCGATGAAGCACTGCGGTATCGCCATGCTGCCGGAGCGTGAAGCGCGTGCCGCGCTGGAGCAGGGATTACTGGTGCCGGTGCTGAGTGAGCTGGAGCCGAAACCGCTGGCAATTCACGGTATTTATCAGTCCCGTGAATACCAGCCCGCCGCGCTGCGCGTGTTCCTCGACGCGCTGGCGCATCATCTACTCGGCGACTAA
- a CDS encoding Vmh family MBL fold metallo-hydrolase, with the protein MKLTHLALLSTLFTPAVFAAPLTIDTYNPQEKGIFPVSSTLVSGPKEAVLFDAQFSVKDGEALVEKIRRSGKTLNKIVITSGDPDFYFGLQPLVKAFPNAKVVATQHVVDHIKATKDAKLAFWGPQMKDGAPTELIVPQVLASTTFMVDGEKVDIEQPDGYAAYVWIPSAKTILGGTGVAWGIHVWTADTQTAESRKQWQETLMSMAARKPERVIPGHYLGTPPAGTGAIDFTRDYLQRFDKALAAHKDSAGVISTLKKQYPSLADESSLELSAKVNTGEMKW; encoded by the coding sequence ATGAAACTCACCCACCTTGCCCTGCTTTCCACCCTCTTCACGCCGGCTGTTTTTGCCGCGCCGTTGACCATTGATACGTATAACCCGCAGGAGAAAGGCATTTTCCCGGTCTCCTCCACCCTGGTTTCCGGTCCGAAAGAGGCGGTGCTGTTTGACGCGCAGTTCAGCGTGAAGGATGGCGAAGCGCTGGTAGAGAAAATTCGCCGCAGCGGCAAAACCCTGAATAAGATTGTGATCACCTCCGGCGATCCGGACTTCTATTTTGGCCTGCAGCCGCTGGTGAAAGCCTTCCCGAATGCCAAAGTGGTGGCCACGCAGCACGTGGTTGACCATATTAAAGCCACCAAAGACGCCAAGCTCGCCTTCTGGGGCCCGCAGATGAAGGACGGCGCGCCGACGGAGCTGATCGTCCCGCAGGTCCTCGCGTCCACGACGTTTATGGTTGACGGGGAAAAGGTCGATATCGAGCAGCCTGACGGCTACGCGGCCTATGTGTGGATCCCGTCAGCAAAAACGATCCTAGGCGGTACGGGGGTGGCCTGGGGGATCCACGTCTGGACGGCTGACACCCAGACGGCAGAAAGCCGTAAGCAGTGGCAGGAAACCCTTATGAGCATGGCGGCACGCAAACCCGAGCGCGTGATCCCGGGTCACTATCTCGGCACGCCACCTGCCGGTACGGGCGCGATTGATTTTACCCGCGACTATCTCCAACGCTTTGACAAGGCCCTGGCCGCGCACAAAGATTCCGCAGGCGTCATCAGCACCCTGAAAAAACAGTACCCGAGCCTGGCGGACGAGAGCTCGCTGGAATTAAGCGCCAAAGTGAATACCGGCGAAATGAAGTGGTAA
- the bdm gene encoding biofilm-dependent modulation protein has protein sequence MFTYYPANTAAAQPELVNAIAQGLHAEHGAVTEDDILMELTRWVESTDNDILSDIYQQTINYVVSGQNAPL, from the coding sequence ATGTTTACTTATTACCCGGCTAATACCGCAGCAGCACAACCCGAACTCGTTAACGCGATTGCACAGGGTCTTCACGCCGAGCATGGTGCTGTGACTGAAGATGACATTTTGATGGAGCTGACCAGGTGGGTCGAATCCACAGATAATGACATCCTCAGTGACATCTACCAGCAGACCATTAACTACGTCGTCAGCGGGCAAAACGCACCCTTGTAA
- the sra gene encoding stationary-phase-induced ribosome-associated protein: MKSNRQARHILGLNYKLSNQRKVVIEGDNETQVTHATGRKRHAGK, translated from the coding sequence ATGAAATCGAACCGTCAGGCACGCCATATTCTGGGACTGAACTACAAGCTTTCTAATCAGCGTAAAGTGGTGATTGAAGGCGACAACGAAACGCAGGTCACTCACGCCACCGGCAGAAAACGCCACGCGGGCAAGTAG
- a CDS encoding NAD-dependent malic enzyme has product MDNKLKKHRSLYIPYAGPVLLEFPLLNKGSAFSMEERSSFNLLGLLPEVVETIEEQAERAWIQYQGFKTEIDKHIYLRNIQDTNETLFYRLVQNHLEEMMPVIYTPTVGAACERFSEIYRRSRGVFISYQNRHNMDDILQNVPNHNIKVIVVTDGERILGLGDQGIGGMGIPIGKLSLYTACGGISPAYTLPVVLDVGTNNQQLLNDPLYMGWRHPRITDDEYYQFVDDFIQAVKHRWPDVLLQFEDFAQKNAMPLLNRYRDEICSFNDDIQGTAAVTVGTLIAASRAAGSQLSYQKIVFLGAGSAGCGIAEQIIAQTQREGLSEELARSRVFMVDRFGLLTDGMPNLLPFQTKLVQKRENLKNWDTDNEVLSLLDVVRNVKPDILIGVSGQTGLFTEEIIREMHKHCERPIVMPLSNPTSRVEATPQDIIAWTEGNALVATGSPFDPVVWKDKTYPIAQCNNSYIFPGIGLGVIASGASRITDEMLMSASETLAGHSPLVNDGEGLVLPELKDIHKVSRAIAFAVGKMAQQQGVAVKTSADALQQAIDDNFWKPEYRSYRRTSI; this is encoded by the coding sequence ATGGACAACAAACTGAAAAAACATCGTTCCTTATACATCCCATACGCCGGACCGGTTTTACTCGAATTTCCCCTGCTTAACAAAGGCAGCGCCTTCAGCATGGAAGAGCGCAGCAGCTTTAACCTGCTTGGCCTGCTGCCGGAAGTGGTTGAGACCATTGAAGAACAGGCGGAGCGCGCGTGGATCCAGTATCAGGGTTTCAAAACGGAAATCGACAAACATATCTACCTGCGTAACATTCAGGACACCAATGAAACCCTCTTCTACCGCCTGGTGCAGAACCATCTGGAAGAGATGATGCCGGTGATCTACACACCGACGGTGGGTGCCGCCTGCGAGCGTTTCTCAGAGATCTACCGTCGTTCACGCGGGGTATTCATCTCCTATCAGAACCGTCACAACATGGACGATATTCTGCAGAACGTGCCTAACCACAATATCAAAGTGATTGTGGTCACCGACGGCGAACGTATTCTCGGCCTCGGCGACCAGGGCATTGGCGGGATGGGGATCCCCATCGGTAAACTCTCTCTCTATACCGCCTGCGGCGGCATCAGCCCGGCCTATACCCTGCCGGTGGTGCTGGACGTCGGGACCAACAACCAGCAGTTGCTCAACGACCCGCTCTATATGGGCTGGCGTCACCCGCGCATTACCGACGACGAATATTATCAGTTTGTCGACGATTTCATCCAGGCCGTGAAGCACCGCTGGCCGGACGTGCTGCTGCAGTTTGAAGACTTTGCCCAGAAGAACGCGATGCCGCTGCTGAACCGCTATCGCGATGAGATCTGCTCCTTTAACGACGACATTCAGGGCACCGCAGCCGTGACCGTGGGTACGCTCATCGCCGCCAGCCGCGCGGCCGGCAGCCAGCTGAGCTACCAAAAAATCGTCTTCCTTGGCGCAGGCTCCGCAGGATGCGGTATTGCCGAGCAGATTATCGCCCAGACGCAGCGCGAAGGCTTAAGCGAAGAGCTGGCCCGCTCCCGCGTCTTTATGGTGGACCGTTTCGGCCTGCTGACCGACGGCATGCCGAACCTGCTGCCGTTCCAGACCAAGCTGGTGCAGAAACGCGAAAACCTGAAAAACTGGGATACCGACAACGAAGTCCTTTCCCTGCTGGACGTGGTGCGCAACGTGAAGCCGGATATTCTGATCGGCGTGTCCGGGCAAACCGGTCTCTTCACCGAAGAGATCATTCGCGAGATGCACAAGCACTGCGAGCGCCCTATCGTGATGCCGCTGTCTAACCCGACCTCCCGCGTGGAGGCGACACCGCAGGACATCATCGCCTGGACCGAAGGCAACGCGCTGGTTGCGACCGGCAGCCCGTTCGATCCGGTGGTCTGGAAGGATAAAACCTATCCGATTGCCCAGTGCAACAACTCCTATATCTTCCCGGGCATTGGTCTGGGGGTGATCGCCTCCGGCGCGTCCCGCATTACCGATGAAATGCTGATGTCGGCGAGCGAAACCCTGGCGGGCCACTCGCCGCTGGTCAACGATGGCGAAGGTCTGGTTCTGCCTGAGCTGAAGGATATTCATAAGGTGTCGCGCGCTATCGCGTTTGCGGTGGGTAAAATGGCGCAACAGCAGGGCGTGGCGGTTAAAACCTCCGCCGACGCGCTGCAGCAGGCCATCGACGACAACTTCTGGAAGCCTGAATACCGCAGCTATCGCCGTACGTCGATTTAA
- a CDS encoding ABC-F family ATP-binding cassette domain-containing protein, whose translation MSTLLTAQSLRVDTAFGTLFDSLSFTLKKGDRIGLLGDNGCGKSTLLKVLDGSDSPAAGTVALAGHCLMARVEQHLPDDIFPLTMIDAVLAQLPLAERESLRWKAETLLAGMGFTPQDMALQSATLSGGQHTRLLLARALIHEPDLLLLDEPSNHLDLPTMLWLEHFLLNWSGSFVLVSHDRQLLDAVTNGSWILRDKTLHYFALPCTAARRALEAKDESDAQRHRAEQKEIDRVTASAKRLATWGKVYDNEDLARKAKQMEKQVERLKESQTALTAGSPWTLTLRGDALRADRLLEMEGLSVPPAPGLPPLFNIETARLKSGDRVAIVGRNGCGKSSLMKLIWRSFCDEQSDAGLKIHPRVSPGYYDQTLHQLADNATLLDALEPFAPDPQHRKMALISAGFPWARHRQTVSTLSGGERSRLLFVGLTLARYSLLMLDEPTNHLDMEGKEALAQTLQQFDGGVLLVSHDRQLISQSCNRFWLIEEGTLSEWHDAQAVFERLRESAGLVTPAAPDIAAATVQSSPYDDLLERLVALETLLEDDLARKPKHQKPQLQAQWRKEIEEIEARL comes from the coding sequence ATGAGCACTTTACTCACTGCACAATCTTTACGCGTTGATACGGCGTTTGGCACGCTTTTCGACTCCCTCTCCTTTACGCTGAAAAAAGGCGACCGCATTGGCCTGCTGGGCGATAACGGCTGCGGAAAAAGCACGCTGCTCAAGGTGCTGGACGGCAGCGATTCCCCTGCTGCCGGTACGGTGGCGCTGGCCGGGCACTGCCTGATGGCCCGCGTGGAACAGCATCTCCCGGACGACATTTTCCCGCTGACCATGATCGATGCCGTACTCGCACAGCTGCCTTTAGCGGAGCGCGAAAGCCTGCGCTGGAAAGCCGAAACGCTGCTGGCGGGCATGGGCTTCACGCCGCAGGATATGGCGCTGCAATCCGCCACGCTGAGCGGCGGGCAGCACACCCGCCTGCTGCTGGCGCGGGCGCTGATTCACGAGCCGGACCTGCTCCTGCTCGATGAACCCAGCAACCACCTTGACCTCCCGACCATGCTCTGGCTGGAACACTTCCTACTGAACTGGTCGGGCAGCTTCGTGCTGGTCTCGCATGACCGGCAGCTGCTGGATGCCGTCACCAACGGCAGCTGGATCCTGCGTGATAAAACGCTGCACTACTTTGCCCTTCCCTGCACGGCCGCACGCCGGGCGCTTGAGGCAAAAGATGAGAGCGATGCGCAGCGCCACAGGGCGGAGCAAAAGGAGATCGACCGCGTGACCGCCAGCGCCAAGCGGCTGGCAACCTGGGGCAAGGTTTACGACAACGAAGACCTCGCCCGCAAAGCCAAACAGATGGAAAAACAGGTCGAACGGCTGAAAGAGAGCCAGACGGCGCTCACGGCAGGCAGTCCGTGGACGTTAACCCTGCGCGGCGACGCGCTGCGGGCAGACCGTCTGCTGGAGATGGAGGGCCTGAGCGTCCCGCCCGCGCCCGGGCTACCGCCGCTGTTTAACATCGAAACGGCGCGGCTGAAAAGCGGCGATCGCGTGGCGATTGTCGGTCGTAACGGCTGCGGCAAATCATCGCTGATGAAGCTTATCTGGCGCTCTTTTTGCGATGAGCAGAGCGACGCGGGGCTGAAAATCCACCCGCGCGTGTCGCCGGGCTATTACGACCAGACGCTACACCAGCTTGCGGACAACGCCACGCTGCTCGACGCGCTGGAGCCGTTCGCACCGGATCCGCAGCACCGCAAAATGGCCTTGATAAGCGCCGGTTTCCCGTGGGCGCGTCACAGGCAAACGGTCAGCACGCTCAGCGGCGGCGAACGCTCGCGTCTGCTGTTCGTGGGCCTGACGCTTGCCCGCTACAGCCTGCTGATGCTGGATGAGCCGACCAACCACCTCGACATGGAAGGCAAAGAGGCGCTGGCGCAAACCCTTCAGCAGTTCGACGGCGGCGTATTGCTGGTCAGCCATGACCGTCAGTTAATCAGCCAAAGCTGCAACCGTTTCTGGCTGATTGAAGAAGGCACGCTGAGCGAGTGGCACGATGCCCAGGCGGTGTTTGAGCGCCTGCGGGAAAGCGCGGGGCTGGTGACACCCGCCGCGCCTGACATCGCTGCGGCGACGGTGCAATCCTCGCCGTATGACGATCTGCTCGAACGGCTGGTCGCGCTGGAAACGCTGCTGGAGGACGATCTGGCGCGTAAGCCGAAGCATCAAAAGCCGCAGCTGCAGGCACAATGGCGTAAAGAGATCGAGGAGATAGAAGCACGGCTGTAG
- the adhP gene encoding alcohol dehydrogenase AdhP, producing the protein MKAAVVTQDHQVNVTEKTLRPLKHGEALLKMECCGVCHTDLHVKNGDFGDKTGVILGHEGIGVVKEIGPGVTSLKVGDRASVAWFFEGCGHCEYCNSGNETLCRDVKNAGYSVDGGMAEECIVTADYAVKVPEGLDSAAASSITCAGVTTYKAVKVSGIKPGQWIAIYGLGGLGNLALQYAKNVFNAKVIALDVNDEQLKLAASMGADLTINSRSEDAAKIVQEKTGGAHAAVVTAVAKAAFNSAVDAVRAGGRVVAVGLPPEAMSLDIPRLVLDGIQVVGSLVGIRQDLQEAFQFAAEGKVVPKVTMRPIEDINAIFKEMEQGQIRGRMVIDLRS; encoded by the coding sequence ATGAAGGCTGCTGTTGTTACTCAGGATCATCAGGTTAACGTCACCGAAAAAACCTTACGCCCGCTCAAGCACGGGGAAGCCCTGCTGAAGATGGAATGCTGTGGCGTATGCCATACCGATCTCCACGTAAAGAACGGTGACTTTGGCGATAAAACCGGCGTGATCCTCGGCCACGAAGGGATTGGCGTCGTGAAAGAAATCGGCCCTGGCGTGACGTCGTTGAAGGTCGGCGACCGCGCAAGCGTGGCCTGGTTCTTTGAAGGCTGTGGCCACTGCGAATACTGTAATAGCGGTAACGAAACCCTCTGCCGTGATGTGAAAAATGCCGGTTACTCCGTAGATGGCGGCATGGCGGAAGAGTGCATCGTTACCGCGGATTACGCGGTAAAAGTGCCTGAGGGTCTGGATTCCGCAGCGGCCAGCAGCATCACCTGCGCGGGCGTGACCACCTACAAAGCGGTGAAGGTATCGGGCATTAAACCGGGCCAGTGGATTGCAATCTATGGTCTGGGCGGACTGGGCAACCTCGCGCTGCAGTACGCCAAAAACGTCTTTAACGCCAAAGTCATCGCTCTTGACGTTAACGACGAACAGCTGAAGCTGGCGGCCAGCATGGGTGCGGATCTCACCATCAACTCCCGCAGCGAAGATGCCGCGAAAATTGTCCAGGAGAAAACGGGCGGCGCGCATGCCGCGGTCGTCACTGCCGTCGCAAAAGCGGCCTTCAATTCAGCGGTTGACGCCGTGCGTGCCGGTGGCCGCGTGGTCGCGGTGGGCCTGCCGCCGGAAGCGATGAGCCTCGATATTCCGCGTCTGGTGCTGGACGGTATTCAGGTGGTGGGTTCGCTGGTCGGCATCCGTCAGGACCTGCAGGAGGCGTTCCAGTTCGCCGCGGAAGGCAAGGTCGTGCCGAAAGTCACGATGCGTCCAATCGAGGACATCAACGCCATCTTTAAAGAGATGGAACAGGGCCAGATCCGTGGCCGTATGGTGATCGACCTGCGTTCATAA